In Mus caroli chromosome 9, CAROLI_EIJ_v1.1, whole genome shotgun sequence, a single window of DNA contains:
- the Fbxl2 gene encoding F-box/LRR-repeat protein 2 isoform X1 translates to MAAQKSLTVCLPRFSTCYSLSRFCSKLKHLDLTSCVSVTNSSLKGISEGCRNLEYLNLSWCDQITKEGIEALVRGCRGLKALLLRGCTQLEDEALKHIQNHCHELVSLNLQSCSRITDDGVVQICRGCHRLQALCLSGCSNLTDASLTALGLNCPRLQVLEAARCSHLTDAGFTLLARNCHELEKMDLEECVLITDSTLVQLSIHCPKLQALSLSHCELITDEGILHLSSSTCGHERLRVLELDNCLLVTDASLEHLENCRSLERLELYDCQQVTRAGIKRMRAQLPHVKVHAYFAPVTPPPAVAGSGHRLCRCCVIL, encoded by the exons ATGGCTGCACAAAAATCACTGACAG TATGTCTGCCTCGTTTCAGCACGTGTTACAGCCTTAGCAGATTCTGTTCCAAGCTGAAACACCTGGATCTCACGTCCTGCGTGTCTGTTACCAACAGCTCTTTAAAGGGCATCAG CGAGGGCTGCCGGAACCTGGAATATCTGAACCTCTCCTGGTGTGACCAGATCACAAAGGAAGGCATTGAGGCGCTGGTGCGGGGGTGCCGGGGTTTGAAAGCCCTGCTCCTGAGGGGTTGTACACAG TTAGAGGACGAAGCTCTGAAACACATTCAGAACCACTGCCACGAGCTGGTGAGCCTCAACCTGCAGTCTTGCTCA CGCATCACTGATGATGGCGTGGTGCAGATCTGCAGGGGCTGCCACCGGCTACAGGCTCTGTGCCTCTCGGGTTGTAGCAACCTTACGGATGCATCTCTCACAGCCTTGGGCCTGAACTGCCCCAGACTACA AGTTTTGGAGGCTGCCCGGTGCTCCCATCTGACCGATGCAGGCTTTACACTGCTAGCTCGG AATTGCCATGAGCTGGAGAAGATGGACCTTGAAGAATGTGTCCTG ATTACCGACAGCACCCTCGTCCAGCTCTCCATCCACTGTCCCAAGCTTCAAGCCCTG AGCTTGTCCCACTGTGAGCTCATCACAGACGAGGGGATCCTGCACCTGAGCAGCAGCACCTGTGGGCACGAGAGACTCCGGGTGCTGGAGCTGGACAACTGCCTTCTTGTCACGGACGCCTCGCTGGAGCATCTGGAGAACTGCCGAAGCCTGGAGCGACTGGAGCTTTACGACTGCCAGCAGGTCACCCGTGCAGGCATCAAGCGCATGCGG gcTCAGCTTCCTCATGTCAAAGTCCACGCCTACTTTGCTCCAGTCACCCCTCCACCAGCAGTGGCAGGAAGTGGACATCGACTGTGCAGATGCTGTGTCATACTCTGA
- the Fbxl2 gene encoding F-box/LRR-repeat protein 2 isoform X2 yields the protein MAAQKSLTVCLPRFSTCYSLSRFCSKLKHLDLTSCVSVTNSSLKGISEGCRNLEYLNLSWCDQITKEGIEALVRGCRGLKALLLRGCTQRITDDGVVQICRGCHRLQALCLSGCSNLTDASLTALGLNCPRLQVLEAARCSHLTDAGFTLLARNCHELEKMDLEECVLITDSTLVQLSIHCPKLQALSLSHCELITDEGILHLSSSTCGHERLRVLELDNCLLVTDASLEHLENCRSLERLELYDCQQVTRAGIKRMRAQLPHVKVHAYFAPVTPPPAVAGSGHRLCRCCVIL from the exons ATGGCTGCACAAAAATCACTGACAG TATGTCTGCCTCGTTTCAGCACGTGTTACAGCCTTAGCAGATTCTGTTCCAAGCTGAAACACCTGGATCTCACGTCCTGCGTGTCTGTTACCAACAGCTCTTTAAAGGGCATCAG CGAGGGCTGCCGGAACCTGGAATATCTGAACCTCTCCTGGTGTGACCAGATCACAAAGGAAGGCATTGAGGCGCTGGTGCGGGGGTGCCGGGGTTTGAAAGCCCTGCTCCTGAGGGGTTGTACACAG CGCATCACTGATGATGGCGTGGTGCAGATCTGCAGGGGCTGCCACCGGCTACAGGCTCTGTGCCTCTCGGGTTGTAGCAACCTTACGGATGCATCTCTCACAGCCTTGGGCCTGAACTGCCCCAGACTACA AGTTTTGGAGGCTGCCCGGTGCTCCCATCTGACCGATGCAGGCTTTACACTGCTAGCTCGG AATTGCCATGAGCTGGAGAAGATGGACCTTGAAGAATGTGTCCTG ATTACCGACAGCACCCTCGTCCAGCTCTCCATCCACTGTCCCAAGCTTCAAGCCCTG AGCTTGTCCCACTGTGAGCTCATCACAGACGAGGGGATCCTGCACCTGAGCAGCAGCACCTGTGGGCACGAGAGACTCCGGGTGCTGGAGCTGGACAACTGCCTTCTTGTCACGGACGCCTCGCTGGAGCATCTGGAGAACTGCCGAAGCCTGGAGCGACTGGAGCTTTACGACTGCCAGCAGGTCACCCGTGCAGGCATCAAGCGCATGCGG gcTCAGCTTCCTCATGTCAAAGTCCACGCCTACTTTGCTCCAGTCACCCCTCCACCAGCAGTGGCAGGAAGTGGACATCGACTGTGCAGATGCTGTGTCATACTCTGA